In a genomic window of Coregonus clupeaformis isolate EN_2021a chromosome 27, ASM2061545v1, whole genome shotgun sequence:
- the LOC121541395 gene encoding uncharacterized protein LOC121541395 isoform X1 gives MEFPLDAAIEILCSSEFNSTTPKPHKEMALVLQHTYGKMETEKADTSDRTHYCTSQEQEDQIDTPPREVKLITTLRDYLTKFESIVKKPEPKTSDTLCETVEMNLPQICETLQNNVNNHKEQPVQLVVLDRVELPNLRPNAMPLPIEICSLIINTENDLIHSKEQEQEAKTRGNNKDCYSIPCISPDSTSLLEVPEKSTQTPMDKKTTEVEISTTVPDINHDITNAENDASKEWQRQKNCTLDANNMTMLKALAELEPEYSEFCKTKENANQKPTTHIVKLNTRYFHRNFSVADISNVLMHGDKAASLVELCPLRAKSKVMLQYFSLNFERKQNVEANTTIVSRDQILERNLECPPVPMELKYEALNSFLDLQIMMEAWQFVDNKMRYLSGQSTFRSLLWYDPTLYGELFKGKMGFQQQSSLYSSFQQSLVNEGPIALQRYHLAVSTLNQQLQRAPEMSYYMYLKSKRERLEIEAVLRTPSDIQNFFLSIPLSCMVNFGNSVERLQRVQGLVTTFTETPTDKLEAGFDVGKAEHLAMVFRFLQEKICYLKACSNTMVSKTSWFGMEHILYDASKILVWRDAKQGAKHEPLAKYKKANPQIVYGVTESGVSLSHTSFSKRTQLMVKTGTPTQRVRLANRVYRARGRGRGRLPMENTRCAEKKHAEHGSMPVIDLTRSPNRDNPDVYHLAKPPNNPAAHFQAWTHQENLAKSQVVNWVERSRDTHAMERNIPASFLPQPVPPYPEIRACLRTSKTGTVPNSQIQLPASLGGVGSKSDGWQQWTQSWIPNNPQNTTGSDLRPVHPLWIGVRDNGHPPIREHVLSEQMHQSSWSSLSSSPLQPPPSVPAGNTAQQSLRSLPPLTSTTNYVPPLCEPTPINYPFFLLNGQTYSTANPELSTATNSKEGFHPYPTWSSAASLSTFMEQVCQANKDILKMRK, from the exons ATGGAGTTTCCCTTAGATGCTGCCATCGAGATTCTTTGCAGCAGTGAGTTCAATTCAACCACACCCAAACCACATAAAGAGATGGCTCTGGTTTTGCAGCATACTTATGGTAAAATGGAGACAGAGAAAGCAGACACATCAGATAGAACACATTACTGCACCTCACAGGAACAAGAAGACCAAATCGACACACCTCCCAGGGAGGTGAAACTCATCACTACATTAAGAGATTACTTGACTAAATTTGAGTCCATTGTTAAGAAACCAGAGCCAAAGACATCAGATACACTCTGTGAAACTGTGGAAATGAACTTGCCACAGATTTGTGAAACTCTCCAGAATAATGTCAACAACCATAAGGAGCAACCAGTTCAACTGGTTGTCCTTGACAGGGTGGAGTTGCCCAATCTGAGACCAAATGCAATGCCTCTCCCAATAGAGATATGCAGTCTGATTATCAACACAGAGAATGACCTGATTCATAGTAAAGAACAGGAACAAGAGGCGAAAACAAGAGGTAACAACAAAGATTGTTATAGCATTCCTTGCATTAGCCCTGATAGTACTTCCTTGTTGGAAGTCCCTGAAAAGTCCACTCAAACTCCTATGGACAAGAAAACCACTGAAGTAGAAATCTCCACAACTGTACCTGACATTAACCATGATATTACAAATGCAGAAAATGATGCCTCAAAAGAATGGCAAAGACAGAAAAATTGCACTCTTGATGCAAACAACATGACCATGCTCAAAGCACTAGCAGAATTAGAACCTGAGTATTCAGAATTTTGTAAAACAAAAGAAAACGCCAACCAGAAGCCAACAACCCACATTGTAAAGCTGAACACTAGGTATTTTCATAGAAACTTCAGTGTGGCTGATATCTCAAACGTATTAATGCATGGAGACAAAGCTGCTTCCTTGGTTGAACTTTGCCCGTTGCGAGCCAAAAGCAAAGTCATGCTGCAGTACTTCAGCTTAAACTTTGAGAGAAAACAGAATGTTGAGGCCAATACAACAATCGTCTCAAGAGATCAGATTTTAGAGCGAAATCTGGAGTGTCCTCCTGTACCAATGGAACTGAAGTACGAGGCATTGAATTCTTTCCTGGATCTCCAGataatgatggaggcctggcAGTTTGTAGATAACAAGATGCGATATTTGAGTGGACAATCTACATTTAGAAGTCTGCTGTGGTATGATCCCACCCTGTATGGGGAACTCTTTAAAGGGAAGATGGGATTTCAGCAGCAGTCCTCTTTATATTCCTCTTTCCAACAAAGTCTTGTCAATGAAGGCCCAATTGCATTGCAGAGGTACCATTTAGCTGTCTCTACATTGAATCAACAGCTGCAAAGGGCCCCAGAAATGTCTTACTACATGTATCTCAAAAGCAAAAGAGAAAGGCTGGAGATTGAGGCTGTATTACGAACTCCCTCAGACATACAGAACTTCTTCCTATCTATACCACTGTCTTGCATGGTCAATTTTGGCAACAGTGTGGAACGTTTACAGAGGGTCCAGGGGCTTGTGACTACTTTCACAGAGACTCCCACAGACAAGTTGGAAGCCGGATTCGATGTTGGAAAGGCAGAGCACCTTGCCATGGTGTTCCGATTTCTTCAGGAGAAAATCTGCTATTTGAAAGCTTGCAGCAACACGATGGTCAGCAAGACGTCTTGGTTTGGCATGGAACACATCTTGTATGACGCTTCAAAGATACTGGTGTGGAGGGACGCGAAACAGGGTGCGAAGCATGAGCCGCTGGCGAAATACAAGAAAGCAAATCCACAAATTGTCTATGGAGTGACCGAATCTGGTGTCTCACTGTCACATACAAGCTTTTCAAAGAGGACCCAGCTCATGGTTAAGACAGGGACCCCAACACAGAGAGTCAGACTGGCCAACAGAGTCTATCGAGCTAGAGGTCGGGGTCGGGGGAGATTGCCTATGGAGAATACTCGCTGTGCTGAG AAGAAACATGCTGAACATGGGTCTATGCCAGTAATAGACCTCACAAGATC CCCCAACAGGGATAACCCAGATGTATACCACTTGGCCAAACCCCCAAACAACCCTGCAGCCCATTTCCAGGCTTGGACACACCAAGAGAACCTTGCCAAGAGCCAGGTTGTAAACTGGGTTGAAAGGTCACGTGATACGCATGCAATGGAGAGGAATATCCCTGCATCTTTCTTACCCCAACCTGTGCCACCCTACCCTGAAATCAGGGCCTGTCTAAGGACTAGTAAAACTGGGACAGTGCCAAACTCACAGATCCAGTTACCTGCCTCATTGGGAGGGGTAGGAAGTAAATCAGATGGGTGGCAACAGTGGACCCAAAGCTGGATCCCCAACAACCCCCAGAACACAACAGGAAGTGATCTGAGGCCAGTGCATCCTCTGTGGATTGGGGTTAGGGACAATGGTCATCCCCCCATCAGAGAGCATGTCCTATCAGAGCAAATGCATCAGTCTTCCTGGTctagtctgtcttcctctcctctccagcctcCTCCATCTGTACCAGCAGGAAATACAGCGCAACAATCTCTGCGCTCCCTCCCACCTCTCACTAGCACTACAAATTATGTCCCTCCCCTGTGTGAGCCCACTCCTATAAattacccctttttcctcctgaATGGTCAGACCTATTCCACTGCCAATCCTGAATTATCCACAGCAACTAATAGCAAAGAGGGATTTCATCCCTATCCTACTTGGAGTAGTGCTGCTTCTTTATCAACTTTTATGGAGCAGGTTTGTCAAGCAAACAAGGACATTTTGAAAATGAGGAAGTGA
- the LOC121541395 gene encoding testis-expressed protein 15 isoform X2, which yields MEFPLDAAIEILCSSEFNSTTPKPHKEMALVLQHTYGKMETEKADTSDRTHYCTSQEQEDQIDTPPREVKLITTLRDYLTKFESIVKKPEPKTSDTLCETVEMNLPQICETLQNNVNNHKEQPVQLVVLDRVELPNLRPNAMPLPIEICSLIINTENDLIHSKEQEQEAKTRGNNKDCYSIPCISPDSTSLLEVPEKSTQTPMDKKTTEVEISTTVPDINHDITNAENDASKEWQRQKNCTLDANNMTMLKALAELEPEYSEFCKTKENANQKPTTHIVKLNTRYFHRNFSVADISNVLMHGDKAASLVELCPLRAKSKVMLQYFSLNFERKQNVEANTTIVSRDQILERNLECPPVPMELKYEALNSFLDLQIMMEAWQFVDNKMRYLSGQSTFRSLLWYDPTLYGELFKGKMGFQQQSSLYSSFQQSLVNEGPIALQRYHLAVSTLNQQLQRAPEMSYYMYLKSKRERLEIEAVLRTPSDIQNFFLSIPLSCMVNFGNSVERLQRVQGLVTTFTETPTDKLEAGFDVGKAEHLAMVFRFLQEKICYLKACSNTMVSKTSWFGMEHILYDASKILVWRDAKQGAKHEPLAKYKKANPQIVYGVTESGVSLSHTSFSKRTQLMVKTGTPTQRVRLANRVYRARGRGRGRLPMENTRCAEPQQG from the exons ATGGAGTTTCCCTTAGATGCTGCCATCGAGATTCTTTGCAGCAGTGAGTTCAATTCAACCACACCCAAACCACATAAAGAGATGGCTCTGGTTTTGCAGCATACTTATGGTAAAATGGAGACAGAGAAAGCAGACACATCAGATAGAACACATTACTGCACCTCACAGGAACAAGAAGACCAAATCGACACACCTCCCAGGGAGGTGAAACTCATCACTACATTAAGAGATTACTTGACTAAATTTGAGTCCATTGTTAAGAAACCAGAGCCAAAGACATCAGATACACTCTGTGAAACTGTGGAAATGAACTTGCCACAGATTTGTGAAACTCTCCAGAATAATGTCAACAACCATAAGGAGCAACCAGTTCAACTGGTTGTCCTTGACAGGGTGGAGTTGCCCAATCTGAGACCAAATGCAATGCCTCTCCCAATAGAGATATGCAGTCTGATTATCAACACAGAGAATGACCTGATTCATAGTAAAGAACAGGAACAAGAGGCGAAAACAAGAGGTAACAACAAAGATTGTTATAGCATTCCTTGCATTAGCCCTGATAGTACTTCCTTGTTGGAAGTCCCTGAAAAGTCCACTCAAACTCCTATGGACAAGAAAACCACTGAAGTAGAAATCTCCACAACTGTACCTGACATTAACCATGATATTACAAATGCAGAAAATGATGCCTCAAAAGAATGGCAAAGACAGAAAAATTGCACTCTTGATGCAAACAACATGACCATGCTCAAAGCACTAGCAGAATTAGAACCTGAGTATTCAGAATTTTGTAAAACAAAAGAAAACGCCAACCAGAAGCCAACAACCCACATTGTAAAGCTGAACACTAGGTATTTTCATAGAAACTTCAGTGTGGCTGATATCTCAAACGTATTAATGCATGGAGACAAAGCTGCTTCCTTGGTTGAACTTTGCCCGTTGCGAGCCAAAAGCAAAGTCATGCTGCAGTACTTCAGCTTAAACTTTGAGAGAAAACAGAATGTTGAGGCCAATACAACAATCGTCTCAAGAGATCAGATTTTAGAGCGAAATCTGGAGTGTCCTCCTGTACCAATGGAACTGAAGTACGAGGCATTGAATTCTTTCCTGGATCTCCAGataatgatggaggcctggcAGTTTGTAGATAACAAGATGCGATATTTGAGTGGACAATCTACATTTAGAAGTCTGCTGTGGTATGATCCCACCCTGTATGGGGAACTCTTTAAAGGGAAGATGGGATTTCAGCAGCAGTCCTCTTTATATTCCTCTTTCCAACAAAGTCTTGTCAATGAAGGCCCAATTGCATTGCAGAGGTACCATTTAGCTGTCTCTACATTGAATCAACAGCTGCAAAGGGCCCCAGAAATGTCTTACTACATGTATCTCAAAAGCAAAAGAGAAAGGCTGGAGATTGAGGCTGTATTACGAACTCCCTCAGACATACAGAACTTCTTCCTATCTATACCACTGTCTTGCATGGTCAATTTTGGCAACAGTGTGGAACGTTTACAGAGGGTCCAGGGGCTTGTGACTACTTTCACAGAGACTCCCACAGACAAGTTGGAAGCCGGATTCGATGTTGGAAAGGCAGAGCACCTTGCCATGGTGTTCCGATTTCTTCAGGAGAAAATCTGCTATTTGAAAGCTTGCAGCAACACGATGGTCAGCAAGACGTCTTGGTTTGGCATGGAACACATCTTGTATGACGCTTCAAAGATACTGGTGTGGAGGGACGCGAAACAGGGTGCGAAGCATGAGCCGCTGGCGAAATACAAGAAAGCAAATCCACAAATTGTCTATGGAGTGACCGAATCTGGTGTCTCACTGTCACATACAAGCTTTTCAAAGAGGACCCAGCTCATGGTTAAGACAGGGACCCCAACACAGAGAGTCAGACTGGCCAACAGAGTCTATCGAGCTAGAGGTCGGGGTCGGGGGAGATTGCCTATGGAGAATACTCGCTGTGCTGAG CCCCAACAGGGATAA